In Heteronotia binoei isolate CCM8104 ecotype False Entrance Well chromosome 4, APGP_CSIRO_Hbin_v1, whole genome shotgun sequence, a genomic segment contains:
- the SYCE3 gene encoding synaptonemal complex central element protein 3 isoform X2 translates to MAKCEPCERSYDNMVKKLEDLNKDLEKLLEDIEKLSVQATWMAYDMVVMRSNPELANSMRQLENAFLTCKEEMEKNWQEMLKETKGAEQKE, encoded by the exons ATGGCCAAATGCGAACCCTGTGAAAGAAGTTACGACAATATGGTTAAAAAGCTTGAGGACCTGAATAAAGACTTAGAGAAGCTCCTAGAAGACATAGAAAAATTATCAG TGCAGGCTACCTGGATGGCTTATGATATGGTGGTGATGCGctctaacccagagttggccaaCTCAATGAGACAGCTTGAAAATGCCTTTCTCACCTGtaaggaggagatggagaaaaacTGGCAAGAAATGTTGAAGGAAACTAAAGGTGCTGAACAAAAAGAATAA